The following proteins are co-located in the Silene latifolia isolate original U9 population chromosome 1, ASM4854445v1, whole genome shotgun sequence genome:
- the LOC141590201 gene encoding NAC domain-containing protein 90-like, with product MCIIQFMDENNRLPGYRFYPTEEELYFYLHTQLHCRKLEIDRVIPFLDIYNYEPDQLPALAGELCQGDTEQWFFFMPQQEREAGGGRPTRTTATGYWKATGSPSCVYSLQNKLLGVKKTKVFYKGKAPTGEKTKWKMNEYKAIKQEDTNNVLNNNMNNGSSSSSTFPKLRDELSVCRVYITTGRACAFDRRPTTTMTTLNLSTTQNGNLITTCDDYNNNMQIIDSASGLEASQADINGATLKLSEVHSDDSPKSKDIDMHDCETFQGAAIDGSCSNSFDIGIFENLDNLIDWELLGCL from the exons ATGTGTATTATTCAGTTCATGGATGAGAATAATCGTCTACCTGGTTATCGATTCTACCCTACAGAAGAAGAGCTCTACTTCTACCTCCATACGCAACTCCATTGTCGAAAACTCGAGATTGATCGAGTTATACCCTTTCTTGATATCTATAACTATGAGCCCGACCAACTTCCAG CACTAGCAGGAGAACTATGTCAAGGGGACACTGAGCAATGGTTCTTCTTTATGCCACAACAAGAGAGGGAGGCGGGAGGCGGGAGACCAACTCGAACCACCGCAACCGGCTACTGGAAGGCCACCGGCTCCCCAAGTTGTGTATATTCCTTACAAAATAAACTCCTTGGTGTTAAGAAAACAAAGGTGTTTTACAAGGGAAAAGCTCCCACCGGAGAGAAAACCAAGTGGAAAATGAATGAATATAAAGCCATTAAGCAAGAGGACACTAATAACGTTCTTAATAATAATATGAATAATGGTTCATCGTCTAGCTCTACTTTTCCAAAG CTAAGGGACGAGCTAAGCGTGTGTAGAGTTTACATAACCACAGGACGTGCTTGTGCATTCGATCGACGACCAACGACGACGATGACAACCTTAAACTTAAGCACAACACAAAATGGCAACTTAATTACTACTTGTGACGACTACAATAATAACATGCAAATTATTGACAGTGCAAGTGGACTAGAAGCTTCACAAGCCGACATTAATGGCGCAACCCTAAAATTATCCGAGGTTCATAGTGATGATAGCCCTAAATCAAAGGACATTGACATGCATGATTGTGAGACCTTCCAAGGTGCAGCAATAGATGGAAGTTGTAGTAATAGTTTTGATATTGGGATTTTTGAGAATCTTGACAATTTAATTGATTGGGAACTATTAGGTTGTCTTTAA